From the genome of Malus domestica chromosome 04, GDT2T_hap1, one region includes:
- the LOC139195084 gene encoding uncharacterized protein translates to MVDFLAQHPSPHSFGGNDVELGMVETRDNYWTMYFDGSSTSTLSAVGIVIQSPDHYQWYVYLKLDFDCTNNQVEYEALIIGLNVLHDLRAAHVLIIGDSELVINQLNETFRCMSCTLTPYHMVASYLVELFAGITFKHISRAQNTNVDELDQIAFRAQILEGELG, encoded by the coding sequence ATGGTCGATTTCTTAGCTCAACATCCTTCTCCACATAGTTTTGGGGGCAACGACGTTGAACTAGGCATGGTGGAAACACGTGATaattattggacgatgtattttgatggCTCTAGTACCTCGACCTTGAGTGCCGTTGGAATCGTCATCCAGTCCCCTGATCACTACCAGTGGTATGTTTATCTCAAGCTGGATTTCGACTGTACAAATAATCAAgtcgaatacgaagcccttatcATCGGCCTTAACGTCCTTCATGACTTGAGGGCAGCCCATGTGCTCATCATTGGTGATTcagaacttgtgattaaccaactcaatgagacttttcgttgcatgagttgtactctaaCGCCTTATCatatggttgccagctatttaGTCGAATTGTTTGCAGGCATTACATTCAAGCACATCTCACGAGCTCAAAATACTAATGTAGACGAATTGGATCAAATAGCCTTCAGAGCACAAATCTTGGAGGGTGAACTAGGTTAG